A genomic segment from Gracilinanus agilis isolate LMUSP501 chromosome 1, AgileGrace, whole genome shotgun sequence encodes:
- the XBP1 gene encoding LOW QUALITY PROTEIN: X-box-binding protein 1 (The sequence of the model RefSeq protein was modified relative to this genomic sequence to represent the inferred CDS: deleted 2 bases in 1 codon), whose protein sequence is MVVVAPTQTPASAAPKVLLLSSGKPPAPGAASTLPLVLPPSPEATSGAPGPGPGQSPARKRQRLTHLSPEEKALRRKLKNRVAAQTARDRKKARMSELEQQVVDLEEENQKLLIENQLLRERTHGLVIENQELRQRLGMDALMPEEEETESKVNDVRAVAGSAESAALRLCASAAGAGPAVTLPEHVAVDSDGLDSSDSESDILLGILDNLDPDMFFRYVTAECGLEEPREVGAAEEPSSLPASPSPLVGPPSAKLEAINELIRFDHVYTKPLVLELPSEASGPGSVVVKVEEAPLSPTLKPEPPEPLTVSVKEELLEDDFIPELGMENLLSSSHGLKASPYLLDACSDSGYEGSPSPFHELSSPLGTGHSWEDTFANELFPQLISV, encoded by the exons ATGGTGGTGGTGGCCCCGACCCAGACCCCGGCCTCGGCCGCGCCTAAGGTGCTGCTCCTGTCCTCCGGGAAGCCCCCCGCACCTGGCGCCGCCTCCACCCTACCTCTCGTGCTGCCCCCGAGCCCGGAGGCGACGAGCGGGGCACCCGGCCCGGGCCCCGGCCAGAGCCCGGCCCGCAAGCGGCAGCGCCTCACACACCTGAGCCCGGAGGAGAAGGCGCTGCGCAG GAAGTTGAAAAACAGAGTAGCAGCACAGACAGCTCGAGACAGGAAAAAAGCTCGAATGAGTGAACTGGAGCAACAAGTGGTGGACTTGGAAGAAGAG AACCAAAAACTTTTGATTGAAAATCAACTTTTGCGTGAGAGAACTCATGGGCTTGTGATTGAAAATCAAGAGTTAAGACAGCGCTTGGGGATGGATGCCCTAATGCCTGAAGAGGAGGAAACGGAATCCAAG GTGAACGATGTCCGCGCGGTGGCCGGGTCTGCTGAGTCCGCAGCACTCAGACTATGTGCG TCTGCAGCAGGTGCAGGCCCAGCTGTCACCCTTCCCGAACACGTCGCTGTGGATTCTGATGGCCTTGACTCTTCAGACTCTGAG TCTGATATCCTGCTGGGCATTCTGGACAACCTGGACCCAGACATGTTCTTCAGATATGTCACGGCAGAGTGCGGCCTGGAGGAGCCTAGAGAGGTGGGAGCTGCCGAAGAGCCCAGCTCCTTACCGGCCTCCCCTTCTCCTCTGGTGGGGCCCCCATCAGCCAAGCTGGAAGCCATTAATGAACTGATCCGTTTTGACCACGTGTACACCAAGCCGCTCGTCTTGGAGCTTCCCTCTGAGGCGAGTGGTCCAGGCAGCGTGGTAGTGAAAGTGGAGGAAGCCCCTCTGAGCCCCACTCTGAAGCCGGAGCCCCCGGAGCCGCTCACGGTGTCTGTGAAAGAAGAACTCCTCGAGGATGACTTTATCCCAGAGCTTGGAATGGAAAACCTGCTCTCCTCCAGCCACGGCCTCAAGGCCTCTCCCTACCTGCTGGATGCTTGTAGTGACTCTGGGTACGAGggttctccttcccctttccacgAGCTGTCCTCCCCCCTCGGCACAGGCCACTCTTGGGAGGACACTTTTGCCAATGAACTCTTCCCGCAGTTGATCAGCGTCTAA